From the Nodularia sphaerocarpa UHCC 0038 genome, the window GCAAGGGGCGACCAGGACTGACGGTGGCTTATGGTTATGTGGAAGCGCAAACGATGGTGGAACGAGCTTTGGCTTTAAGTCAGCTGAATCAACCAGAAGCAGTGGAGTTAGTCAAGGATTCTCAGCCATCTTATCCAGACCTAGGGCAAGCTGTACCATTAGAAGTATTGGTCAACTGGGGTAAAGAAGCGATCGCTCTCATCCGTGATGTCTATCCAGATGTGCTGTGCAACAGTGACTGGGAATGTGATGTGGAAACTACTAGACTTGTCAATAGTCAAGGTTTAGATTGTTACTACAGTGATACAACTCTCAGTTGCTACATGGCTGCTGAATGGGTACGGGGCGATGATTTTTTAAGTGTTGCGGATGGACAAACCCAAAGGGATATTCTGCACCCTGAGAAATTAGCTGATCAAATTTTACAGAGATTACATTGGTGTAGAGAAAACGTCCCACCCCCCACGGGTCGCGTTCCGGTTTTGTTCACTTCCAAAGCTGCTGATATGCTTTGGGGAACTGCACAAGCAGCGTTAAATGGTAAGCGGATTTTAGAAGTAGCTTCTCCTTGGGTAGAACGTCTAGGTAAGCTAGTCATGTCACCCAGTCTTACCCTCTACCAAGACCCCCAAGCTGGCCCTTATAGTTGTCCTTTTGATGATGAAGGAACTCCCACAAGTCCTTTAGTATTTATCCAAGACGGAATTTTACAAAATTTTTATTGCGATCGCACCACAGGAAAACAACTCGGTATTAACACCACCGGTAATGGTTTTCGCCCTAGTTTTGGCAGTTATCCTAGCCCTGGCTTATTTAACTTCTTGATCCAACCCGGTTCCGCATCACTACAAGAATTAATACGTCAAATGGATGATGGCTTAATTGTGGATCAAATGCTAGGCGGTGGTAACGGCATTTCCGGCGACTTTTCCATCAACATTGATTTGGGTTATCGTGTCAAAAACGGTCAGATAATTGGGCGTGTTAAAGATACAATGGTTGCCGGTAACGTCTACACAGTTCTCAAACAATTAGTAGCATTAGGTAGCGACGCTGATTGGAATGGGTCTTGCTATACTCCATCACTGATAGTAGAAGGATTATCTACAACTGGTAGGATTTAGAAATGAGCTTTGTCAAGCTATAACCATAACCAGGGAAAATCAACCTATGTTCAATTCCTGTAAAATTATTTTTGTCACAAATTTCCCAATAACACCAATTTTATCGAAACTAGCACTTAATTAACTATCCCTCTGTTAATTATCTGTGTTTATCTGTGTACATCTGTGGTTGATTTTTCTGATTGACTACAC encodes:
- a CDS encoding TldD/PmbA family protein: MGSENFSQDTLAENLLELAIKSGAEAAEVYQSRSLSRPVFFEANRLKQLETSQSEGTALRLWRKGRPGLTVAYGYVEAQTMVERALALSQLNQPEAVELVKDSQPSYPDLGQAVPLEVLVNWGKEAIALIRDVYPDVLCNSDWECDVETTRLVNSQGLDCYYSDTTLSCYMAAEWVRGDDFLSVADGQTQRDILHPEKLADQILQRLHWCRENVPPPTGRVPVLFTSKAADMLWGTAQAALNGKRILEVASPWVERLGKLVMSPSLTLYQDPQAGPYSCPFDDEGTPTSPLVFIQDGILQNFYCDRTTGKQLGINTTGNGFRPSFGSYPSPGLFNFLIQPGSASLQELIRQMDDGLIVDQMLGGGNGISGDFSINIDLGYRVKNGQIIGRVKDTMVAGNVYTVLKQLVALGSDADWNGSCYTPSLIVEGLSTTGRI